The Natribaculum luteum genome contains the following window.
CTCCGACCGTTTCGCAGGGTTTTTTGCGTCTACCGGGAAACGGAGCGGTATGACTGCGCCCTGGGACGACTGGAACCACATTCTCAAACTCGATCCCGACAAGGAACTTCCCGACGGCGTCACCTACGGCGACCTCTGTGCCACCGGGACGGACGCCATCGAGATCGGCGGGACGACCGGTATGACCGAGGAGAACATGTCCGCGGTGATCGCGGCCTGTGCCGAACACGACGTCCCGCTCTACCAGGAACCCTCGAGTCCCGACGTCGTCGTCGAAGACGACGCGCTCGAGGGGTATCTCATTCCGACGGTGTTCAACGCGGGGTCGCCGTTCTGGATCACCGGCGCGCACAAGGAGTGGGTCCGCATCGACGGCGACCTAGACTGGGAGCGGACGACGACCGAGGCCTACATCGTAATGAATCCCGAGGCCGACGTCGCGACGTACACCGAGGCGGACTGTGACCTCTCACCGGACGACGTCGCCTCCTACGCGAAGATCGCCGAACGG
Protein-coding sequences here:
- a CDS encoding phosphoglycerol geranylgeranyltransferase, whose protein sequence is MTAPWDDWNHILKLDPDKELPDGVTYGDLCATGTDAIEIGGTTGMTEENMSAVIAACAEHDVPLYQEPSSPDVVVEDDALEGYLIPTVFNAGSPFWITGAHKEWVRIDGDLDWERTTTEAYIVMNPEADVATYTEADCDLSPDDVASYAKIAERMFGQEIVYLEYSGTLGEESIVAAGRDALEESTLFYGGGIHDYDSAYAMSSVADVIVVGNVAYDEGVEAVRETVEAANDA